The Taeniopygia guttata chromosome 31, bTaeGut7.mat, whole genome shotgun sequence genomic sequence ccccaaatcctgagccccccaaaccctgagacccccaaaccctgacaccccaaatcctgagaccccaaaccctgagaccccaaaccctgagaccccaaaccctgagaccccaaaccctgacagagccccctgagccccccaaaccctgagatcccaaatccctgagaccccaaaaaccctgaGCCCCCAAATCCGGAGCCCCCTGAGcaccccccaaatcctgagGCCCCAAACACTGAGCCCCCTCAAACCCTGAGACCCCAAACCTTGactccccccaaaaccctgagCCCCCCTGAaaaccctgagaccccccaaacccctgaaccccccaaattccctccgACCCTGAGTGCCCCaaaccccagagcccccccaaacccctgagtgccccaaatcccccgaaAATCCCTGAGCCCCTCAAATCCCTCAAACCCCCGAGTCCCCCCCCACCCTTGGGGGCTTTCGGGGTCCCCCCGAGTCCCCCCCGACCCTTGGGGGCTCTCGGGGTCCCCCCAAGGCGCGCTGCCCCCCCAGAGGCTGAGGAGCCCCCCGAGAAGGAGGAGGCGCCGCGGGAGCGCCGCGGGCACCGGCGTGAGGAGCTGGCACCGTACCCCAAGGGCAAGAGAGGTGGGGCACCCCGGGATTGGGGGGCACCCCGGGATTCGGGGGGTGCTCAGGGATTCGGGGGGTGCTCAGGGATTCGGGGGCACCCCGAGATTCGGGGGCACCCCGGGATTCGGGGGGTGCTCAGGGGATTTCCTGGGCTTTTGGGGGGGTACCCCGGGattctggggggtttggggggatttcccAGGATTTTGTGGGTACCCCAGTATTCCGGGGTGCTCAGGGGTACCCCAGatttgggggtgccggggggGTACCCCAGATTTGGGGTGCTgaccccccgtgcccccagGCGGGCGCAAGGACGAGGAGCTGGACCCGATGGACCCCAGCGCCTACTCGGACGCACCGCGGTACGGCCGGgacggattttggggtgcccggggcgggttttggggtgcccgggactttggggggttctggggggggttccctgggattttggggggttctgggggagatttcctgggattttggggggtttaaggGGGGTTCCCTGGTATTTTGGGGGTTACCCTGGGGCTTTGGGGGGTACCCCGGTATTTTGGGGGGGTACCCCGGTATTTTGGGGAGGGTACCTCGAGATTTTGGAGGGGTACCTCAGtattgtggggattttggggggaaaccccagaattttggggattttgggaggtaCCCCGGTATTTTGGGGGGGTACcctgagattttgggggggtatCTCAGtattgtggggattttgggggggtaCCTCAGtattgtggggattttgggggggtaCCCCAGTATTTGGGGGGGGGTACCCCggtattttggggatttttgggggggcaCCCCAGTATTTGGGGGTTTACCCCggtattttggggattttttggggtgtaccccgggattttgggggtttggggggctaCCCCGGTATTTGGGGGTTTACccccgggatttgggggattttggggggtatCCCGGTATTTGGGGGGTGCCCCGGTATTTGGGGGGTGCCCCGGTATTCGGGGGGTaccccgggatttggggggcaccccgggatttgggggattttgggggtacCCCGGTATTTGGGGGTGCCCCGGGATTTGGGGACCCcatcccgctgtccccgcagggGCTCGTGGTCCACGGGGCTGCCGAAGCGCAACGAGGCCAAGACGGGCGCGGACACGACGGCGGCGGGACCCCTGTTCCAGCAGCGGCCGTACCCCAGCCCCGGAGCCGTGCTGCGCGCCAACGCCGAGGCCTCGCGCGCCAAGGACTGAGCCCAGCGGGGCCGGAACGGGGGCCTGGAACGGGACACCGGAATGGGATCCCAAAACGGGACCCCAAAACGGGATCCTGAAACGGGATCCCAGAACGGGATCCCAAAACGGCACCCCGGAACAGCACCCTGGAACGGGATCCTggaatgggaccccaaaacggGACCCCAAAACGGGACCCCAGAACGGGACACCGGAATGGGACCCAAAACGGGATCCCAAAACACAACCCCAGAACGGGACCCCAGAACGGGACCCGAAACGGGATCCCAAAACGGGGCCCCGGAACGGGATCCCAAAACGGGGCCCCGAAACAGGATCCTGAAATGGGACCCGAAACAGGATCCCAGAACAGGACCCCGAATGGCACCCTGGAATGGCACCCTGGAATGGGACCCCGAAATCGCACCCCAGAACGGGACCCCGGAACGGGACCCCGGAACGGCACCCCGGAACGGGATCCCAAAATGGGACCCCGAAATGGCACCCCGGAACGGGAACTTCAAAAATGGGAAACCTCAAAAGGGGGAACCTCAAAACCgagaaccccaaaattcgcAACCCCAAAACCTGAGAACCCTAAAACCTGGAAATCCCAAAACCtggaaaccccaaaacctggaaaccccaaaactcgggaaccccaaaatgggaaGTTGAAAACCAGGGAATCCAAAAATGGGACTCCAAAAATGGGAACTTCAAAAACGGGACTCCAAAAACAGGAAACCTCAAAACTGAGAATGTCAAAACCCGCAACCCCAAAACCTGGGAACTCCAAAATGGGGAACCCAAAAATGAGATCCTGAAATGGGACCCCGAAATGGGGAACCCGAAATGGGGAACCCGAAATGGGAACTTCAAAAACGGGACTCCAAAAACGGGAAACCTCAAAACTGAGAACCCCAAAACTTGCAACCCCAAAACTCGGGAACCCTAAAACCTGGAAATCCCAaaacctgggaaccccaaaactcgGGAACCCCAAACCGGGGAACCCCAAACGTGGCCACCCCAAATccggggaaccccaaaaccagggaCCCCTCAGCACCCCCCGTTTCTCAGGGGTTCCCCCAAAGTTCGGggtccccccaaaacccccccagaccctccAATGTTGGGGTgccccagttttggggtccctcccaccCCCCGTTCCTGCAATAAAGGCGCCGCAGCCCCGGGAGTGAGCGAGGGGCATTTATTGGGGTGTTGCACACGCGCGTGTAAGGGGAGGGACCTTGCACACCCACCAGGGCCTTGCACACCCACGGGGGGCCTTGCACACCCATGGGTGGGTCCTTGCACACCCACCAGGGCACACTCACCAGGGCCTTGCACACCCATGGGTGGGTCCTTGCACACCCACCAGGGCACACCCACCAGGGCCTTGCACACCCATGGGGGTCCTTGCACACCCATGGGTGGGTCCTTGCACACCCACGGGGGGCCTTGCACACCCATGGGTGGGTCCTTGCACACCCACGTTTCGGGCAGCCATTCAGTCCAAGAGGCGCAGCCGCTGCAGCTCCTCGCACGGCGGCTCTTGCACACCCATCCCCCGGGAGGATTCTTGCACACTCATCTCACACGGGGGTCTGTCCCCCTCACACGGGGGTCCTTGCACACCCCTCTCCTCACACGTGGCCCCTTGCACACCCGGGCGGGGGTCCGGGCGGGGGTCCCGGCGCAGGCGGCAGGCGTGGCTGTAGGGGGGGGCGATGGGGGGCGCAGGGGGCGGCACGAAGCTGTAGGGCCGCGTGGGGTccagctggggaggggcaggggagctcccagtatggaccagtatggaccagtatggccccagtgctcccagtatggccccagtgcctcccagtatggccccagtgctcccagtatggccccagtgctcccagtatggccccagtgcttcccagtatggaccagtatgacccagtatggccccagtgctcccagcatggccccagtgcctcccagtatggaccagtatggccccagtgctcccagtatggccccagtgctcccaggatggccccagtgcctcccagtatggaccagtatggccccagtgctcccagcatggccccagtgcctcccagtatggaccagtatggccccagtgctcccagcatggccccagtgctcccagtatggaccagtatggcCCCAGTGTTCCCCAGTATGGCCCCAGAGTCTCCCAGTGTtccccagtatggcccagtcccccccagttccccccattccccccagtcccccccagtccctcccagtcccccccaatctcctcccagttccctcccagtccctcccagtccctcccagtccctcccagtcccctcccagtccctcccagtcccctcccagttccctcccagtccctcccagtgccccccagtcccccccagtccctcccagtcccccccagtcccccccagtccctcccagtataaaccagtacctGCAGGGAGTAGCTGCGGTCGGGGTCGAAGGCGCTCAGGTCCCCACAGGCCACGAAGGGAACGATGGCCCGGGAGGGGCCGGGGAGGGCGgccagggacagccctgggcaccccaaatcAGGGGGACCCCGAAATCAGGGGGGGAACCCGAATccatgggcaccccaaaaatcccaccaggaaCACCCAGATTCCCCCAGGAACCCCAACATTtccccaggaacccccaaaatccccccagggacccccaaaattcccccagggactccccaaatccccctcagggacccccaaaatgtccccagacaccccaaaatcccatcaggGACCTCAAAAATAtccccagacaccccaaaattccccagggaccccaaaacctcctcaagGAACCCCAGAAtccccctcagggacccctTAAAATAtccccagacaccccaaaatccccccagggaccccaacaCCTcaccagggaccccaaaacctccccaaggACCACCCGAATCTCCCTCAGGGacacccaaaattccatcagggacccccaaaatccccccagacaccccaaagTGCCACCAGGAACGCCCAGAATGCCCCTCAGCGACGCCCAAAATGtcctgagaccccaaaatcccatcaggAACCCCAACacctccccagggaccccagaatccccctcagggaccccaaaatatccccagacaccccaaaatcccatcgAGGAACCCAAAACCTCCCCTAGGACCGCCAGAATCCCCCTCAGcgacccccaaaattcccccagggacccccaaaattccatcagggacccccaaaatccccccagacaccccaaagTCCCACCACGAATGCCCAGAATTCTCCCCAAcgaccccccaaaatgtcctgagaacccaaaattccatcaGGGACCTCAAAAATGtacccagagaccccaaaacctcctcaagGAACCCAGAAtccccctcagggaccccaaaaatatcccagacaccccaaaatcccatcaaggaacccaaaacctccccaaggACCGCCAGAATCCCCCTCAGcgacccccaaaatatccccagataccccaaaatcccaccaggaaCCCCCAGAATGCCCCTCAGCAACGCCCAAAATGtcctgagaccccaaaattcccccagacaccccaaagTCCCACCAGGAACCCCCAGAAtccccctcagggacccccaaaatccccccagggaccccaaaatcccctcagggacccccaaatccccctcagggacaccccaaaatcccctcaggaacccccagaatccccctcagggacccccaaaacccccccagacaccccaaaacccccgcaGTGCCCTCACCCGCCTCGGGCTCCAGCAGGGGGTTCTCCATGGTGGGCACGAAGCCCTCGGGGGGGCTGTAGCCACGGCACACCACGAAAGCCTCTGCCCAAAGAGGGGATGGGGGGGTCCCCCAAACTCAGGGGGGTCTCCCCGAAGCCCAGGGGGGTCCCTGggaggttgtttttttgggggggggggtcccaccGATGCTGGAGTTGCGGCTGCTGCGGGGCTTGGCGCAGGTGACGTCGGGGAAGAAGAGGCGCAGTTGGGAGTAGAGCAGGGTCACGTCCTTGCCACGGAAAAtctgggggggcacgggggtcAGCACCCCCTTTTTGGGGCCACGGGGGTCAGCACCCCCTTTTTGGACCCCCCCTCATTTTGGGGGATCCCCTCACCTTAGCCACGAAGGTGCCGCCTTTCTTCAGGACGTGGGTGGTGATGTTCAGCGCCTGGAGGAGGGGAGACCCCCAAAATTAAaattggggggggtccccatggcactgggggggtccccgggtggttttggggggagttttggggggctggagccccacacttactgccagcagcagctgggcctgGATGTACTCGTCCAGGTCGTGCAGCCCCGTTACTgtgggggaggtttggggtcaggggggttttttggggtttttttggggtttttttttggggttcagggccCCCCCCAGGCTCAGCCCCCCAGACTCACCGTCAGGGGCCCCGTCACAGACCACCAGGTCAGCGGGGTGCCCCTCAAAGTGGCGCTGGATCTCCTGGGCCGTGGAGG encodes the following:
- the PQBP1 gene encoding polyglutamine-binding protein 1 is translated as MPLPVALQSRLAKRGLLKHVEPEPEEEIIAEDYDDAHVDYEASRLEGLMPPWYKVIDPTCGLPYYWNVDTDLVSWLPPGDPGAAPARAARRNKGGTEAEEPPEKEEAPRERRGHRREELAPYPKGKRGGRKDEELDPMDPSAYSDAPRGSWSTGLPKRNEAKTGADTTAAGPLFQQRPYPSPGAVLRANAEASRAKD
- the FTSJ1 gene encoding tRNA (cytidine(32)/guanosine(34)-2'-O)-methyltransferase isoform X1, with protein sequence MGRSSKDKRDVYYRLAKEGGWRARSAFKLLQLEQRFQILQGVQRAVDLCAAPGSWSQVLSRHLRGSEGSPAQVVAVDLQAMAPLPGVVQIQGDITKASTAQEIQRHFEGHPADLVVCDGAPDVTGLHDLDEYIQAQLLLAALNITTHVLKKGGTFVAKIFRGKDVTLLYSQLRLFFPDVTCAKPRSSRNSSIEAFVVCRGYSPPEGFVPTMENPLLEPEAGLSLAALPGPSRAIVPFVACGDLSAFDPDRSYSLQLDPTRPYSFVPPPAPPIAPPYSHACRLRRDPRPDPRPGVQGATCEERGVQGPPCEGDRPPCEMSVQESSRGMGVQEPPCEELQRLRLLD
- the FTSJ1 gene encoding tRNA (cytidine(32)/guanosine(34)-2'-O)-methyltransferase isoform X2 — encoded protein: MGRSSKDKRDVYYRLAKEGGWRARSAFKLLQLEQRFQILQGVQRAVDLCAAPGSWSQVLSRHLRGSEGSPAQVVAVDLQAMAPLPGVVQIQGDITKASTAQEIQRHFEGHPADLVVCDGAPDVTGLHDLDEYIQAQLLLAALNITTHVLKKGGTFVAKIFRGKDVTLLYSQLRLFFPDVTCAKPRSSRNSSIEAFVVCRGYSPPEGFVPTMENPLLEPEAGLSLAALPGPSRAIVPFVACGDLSAFDPDRSYSLQLRAAPCAPHRPPLQPRLPPAPGPPPGPPPGCARGHV
- the FTSJ1 gene encoding tRNA (cytidine(32)/guanosine(34)-2'-O)-methyltransferase isoform X3; protein product: MGRSSKDKRDVYYRLAKEGGWRARSAFKLLQLEQRFQILQGVQRAVDLCAAPGSWSQVLSRHLRGSEGSPAQVVAVDLQAMAPLPGVVQIQGDITKASTAQEIQRHFEGHPADLVVCDGAPDVTGLHDLDEYIQAQLLLAALNITTHVLKKGGTFVAKIFRGKDVTLLYSQLRLFFPDVTCAKPRSSRNSSIEAFVVCRGYSPPEGFVPTMENPLLEPEAGLSLAALPGPSRAIVPFVACGDLSAFDPDRSYSLQPRLPPAPGPPPGPPPGCARGHV